In Silene latifolia isolate original U9 population chromosome X, ASM4854445v1, whole genome shotgun sequence, the following proteins share a genomic window:
- the LOC141621249 gene encoding myb-related protein 308-like, giving the protein MGRPPCCEKTPTNKGPWTKEEDDKLIAYKKAHGEGSWGSLPKAVGLLRSGKSCRLRWINYLRPDIKRGKFTEQEVELIIEFHSLLGNKWSLIAARLPGRTDNDIKNYWNTHVKRKFLNRGIDPLTRKPLCQLPSHPDFSTTTNNAAATTTTKTHSFSAPITRIKKEEILEIQKPKLERCPDLNLDLRISPPYQQNSATRICFTQSPGLQTSQNCNCTQDIVANNNNSNNATAIYYDFLGLED; this is encoded by the exons ATGGGGAGGCCCCCTTGTTGTGAAAAGACTCCCACAAACAAAGGACCATGGACAAAAGAAGAGGATGATAAGTTGATTGCATACAAAAAAGCTCATGGAGAGGGTAGTTGGGGTTCTCTTCCAAAGGCAGTTGGTCTTTTACGttctggcaagagttgcaggCTTCGTTGGATTAATTACTTGAGACCCGACATAAAGAGAGGCAAGTTCACTGAACAAGAAGTTGAGCTAATCATCGAATTCCATAGCCTTCTTGGTAACAA ATGGTCCTTAATAGCAGCGAGGTTACCCGGTAGAACtgataatgacattaaaaattaTTGGAACACCCACGTCAAAAGAAAGTTTTTAAACAGAGGAATTGACCCTCTTACTCGTAAACCTCTCTGTCAACTCCCTTCTCATCCAGATTtttcaacaacaaccaacaatgcGGCGGCAACGACAACAACAAAGACACACTCATTTTCAGCACCAATTACAAGAATAAAAAAAGAAGAAATCTTGGAAATTCAAAAGCCAAAGCTGGAGAGATGCCCAGATTTGAACCTTGATTTGAGAATCAGTCCTCCATATCAACAAAATTCAGCCACAAGGATTTGCTTTACTCAGAGTCCGGGGCTTCAAACTAGCCAGAATTgcaattgcacccaagacattgttgccaataataataacagtaataatgCTACTGCCATTTATTATGATTTCTTAGGCTTGGAGGACTAA